The following proteins are encoded in a genomic region of Burkholderia stabilis:
- a CDS encoding efflux transporter outer membrane subunit, which produces MQKHALTATAVALAAALFAAGCTMAPHYKRPDAPVAQAFPAGGVYATQPGATGARSANGQAAAAIGWREFFVDPRLQRLIEIALKNNRDLRVSVLNIEAARAQYQITRAGLFPTLSGTGTGSIQRFPAGVSTTQQPLITRSYNVGLSASWELDLFGRVQSLKDQALAQYLSTAYARQASEISLVSSVADQYLTVLSTDDLLKVTENTLKSAQASYDLTKLQFDNGTGSELDLRQAQTVVETALANQQAQARARAQAVNALVLLIGEPLPDDLPPGMPLDAQNLLTDVPAGLPSDLLTRRPDVMQAEQTLLAANANIGAARAAFFPKISLTAAFGTASPTLGGLFKAGTAAWSFAPNIALPIFEGGSNIANLDLAHVQKRIEIANYEKAIQSAFREVSDGLAARGTYDQQIAALERNEHAQQRRFDLSDLRYKNGVDSYLSVLTAQTDLYSAQQSLISARLARWTNLVDLYRSLGGGWIQRAGEAPRAPDAPVDYDKVATNG; this is translated from the coding sequence ATGCAAAAACACGCTTTGACTGCAACTGCAGTCGCACTGGCTGCCGCGCTCTTTGCCGCGGGTTGCACGATGGCGCCGCATTACAAGCGGCCCGACGCACCGGTCGCACAGGCGTTCCCGGCGGGCGGCGTCTACGCCACGCAGCCGGGTGCGACCGGCGCGCGCAGCGCGAACGGCCAGGCGGCGGCTGCCATCGGCTGGCGCGAATTCTTCGTCGATCCGCGCCTGCAGCGGCTGATCGAGATTGCGCTGAAGAACAACCGCGACCTGCGCGTGTCGGTGCTGAACATCGAGGCGGCGCGTGCGCAGTACCAGATCACGCGTGCGGGCCTGTTCCCGACGCTCAGCGGTACGGGTACGGGCAGCATCCAGCGTTTCCCGGCCGGCGTGTCGACGACGCAGCAACCGTTGATCACGCGCAGCTACAACGTCGGGCTTTCCGCGTCGTGGGAGCTCGACCTGTTCGGCCGCGTGCAGAGCCTGAAGGACCAGGCGCTCGCGCAATACCTGTCGACCGCGTACGCGCGGCAGGCGTCGGAAATCTCGCTGGTGTCGTCGGTGGCCGATCAATACCTGACGGTGCTGTCGACCGACGATCTGCTGAAGGTCACGGAGAACACGCTGAAATCCGCGCAGGCGTCCTACGACCTGACGAAGCTGCAGTTCGACAACGGCACGGGCTCCGAGCTCGACCTGCGTCAGGCGCAGACGGTCGTCGAGACGGCGCTCGCGAACCAGCAGGCTCAGGCGCGCGCACGCGCACAGGCCGTGAACGCGCTGGTGCTGCTGATCGGCGAGCCGCTGCCGGACGACCTGCCGCCGGGCATGCCGCTCGACGCGCAGAACCTGCTGACGGACGTGCCGGCAGGCCTTCCGTCGGACCTGCTGACACGTCGTCCGGACGTGATGCAGGCCGAGCAGACGCTCTTGGCCGCGAATGCGAACATCGGCGCGGCACGCGCGGCGTTCTTCCCGAAGATCTCGCTGACGGCGGCGTTCGGCACCGCGAGCCCGACGCTGGGCGGCCTGTTCAAGGCCGGCACGGCGGCGTGGTCGTTCGCGCCGAACATCGCGCTGCCGATCTTCGAAGGCGGCTCGAACATCGCGAACCTCGATCTTGCGCACGTGCAGAAGCGCATCGAGATCGCGAACTACGAGAAGGCGATCCAGTCGGCGTTCCGCGAAGTGTCGGACGGGTTGGCCGCACGCGGCACGTACGACCAGCAGATTGCGGCGCTGGAGCGCAACGAGCACGCGCAGCAGCGCCGTTTCGACCTGTCGGACCTGCGTTACAAGAACGGCGTGGACAGCTACCTGTCGGTACTGACCGCGCAGACGGATCTGTACTCGGCGCAGCAGTCGCTGATCAGCGCGCGACTGGCGCGCTGGACGAACCTGGTCGACTTGTACCGCTCGTTGGGCGGCGGGTGGATTCAGCGGGCCGGCGAAGCGCCGCGCGCGCCGGATGCGCCGGTCGACTACGACAAGGTCGCGACGAACGGGTAA
- a CDS encoding dienelactone hydrolase family protein, protein MSQTSGSMITFRRPDGQELQGYLATPAKTEGAPAVVVIQEWWGLNDQIRGVADRLARCGYFALVPDLYRGKSTVEEEEAHHLMTGLDFGDAASQDIPGAVTYLKTLAPRVAVTGYCMGGALTLLSLQYADADAGVTWYGLPPLDYIDPAKLKVPLMGHWATQDAFFAIDQVDALEKKLTDAKVGFEFHRYLAHHAFANEEAVGPGRIAGTQFDPVWSQTAWDRTLTFFGRTLWTKQG, encoded by the coding sequence ATGTCTCAAACATCGGGTTCCATGATTACGTTTCGCCGCCCGGACGGCCAGGAACTGCAGGGTTATCTCGCCACGCCGGCAAAGACGGAAGGCGCGCCCGCGGTTGTCGTCATCCAGGAATGGTGGGGGCTGAACGATCAGATCCGCGGCGTCGCGGATCGCCTCGCGCGCTGCGGATACTTCGCGCTCGTGCCCGACCTGTATCGCGGCAAGTCGACGGTCGAAGAAGAAGAAGCGCACCACCTGATGACCGGGCTCGATTTCGGCGACGCCGCGTCGCAGGACATTCCCGGCGCCGTGACCTATCTGAAGACGCTTGCGCCGCGCGTCGCGGTAACGGGCTACTGCATGGGCGGCGCACTCACGCTGCTGTCGCTGCAATACGCCGACGCGGATGCGGGTGTCACGTGGTACGGCCTGCCGCCGCTCGACTACATCGATCCGGCGAAGCTCAAGGTACCGCTGATGGGCCACTGGGCGACGCAGGACGCGTTCTTTGCGATCGACCAGGTCGATGCGCTCGAGAAGAAGCTGACCGATGCGAAGGTCGGGTTCGAATTCCATCGCTATCTCGCGCATCACGCGTTCGCAAACGAAGAGGCCGTCGGCCCCGGCCGCATCGCCGGCACGCAGTTCGATCCGGTGTGGTCGCAAACCGCCTGGGATCGTACGCTCACGTTCTTCGGCCGCACGCTCTGGACGAAGCAAGGGTAA
- a CDS encoding DUF4148 domain-containing protein, with product MKSFIYAVVAATALSASYGAFAQSNPSGQLTRAQVRAELVQLEQAGYKPEVSDQYYPRALQTAQARVTNADETGYGAQAAAGVRAGRAIAVKQDGRDSVYFGQ from the coding sequence ATGAAGTCGTTCATCTACGCAGTCGTCGCCGCAACCGCCCTGTCCGCCTCGTACGGCGCCTTCGCCCAGTCGAACCCGTCGGGCCAGCTGACGCGTGCCCAGGTGCGTGCGGAACTCGTCCAGCTCGAGCAGGCCGGTTACAAGCCCGAAGTCTCCGACCAGTATTACCCGCGTGCGCTGCAAACGGCGCAGGCCCGCGTGACGAACGCCGATGAAACCGGCTATGGCGCGCAAGCCGCCGCCGGCGTGCGCGCCGGCCGCGCGATCGCGGTGAAGCAGGACGGCCGCGACTCCGTGTATTTCGGTCAGTAA
- a CDS encoding GlxA family transcriptional regulator, with protein sequence MPKVVGIFAVPGVQLLDVSAPLDVFAQANAECGKPFYALRVIAGESGPIRSSSGARLLPDWIVPDIPERIDTLLVAGAPDAARIALRTDVLAWLRSAAVQSRRYGSICTGAFILAATGLLKGRHLTTHWAAADALAEAYPSLAVDADALYVRDGKLRTGAGVTAGLDLALALVEEDLGREIARRVAAQLVMFFKRPGGQLQFSRKGEARPAGRSVLQEVQRWIAANPELEHSVAEMAKHAGMSPRHFARLFRAEVGMTPAAWVEATRISAARHLLENGHDTPKQVAAKCGFANADTLRRSFTRHVGITPAEYRKRQAVLAE encoded by the coding sequence ATGCCGAAGGTCGTGGGTATCTTCGCCGTTCCCGGCGTCCAACTGCTCGATGTTTCCGCGCCGCTCGACGTCTTCGCGCAAGCGAACGCCGAATGCGGGAAGCCGTTCTACGCGCTGCGCGTCATCGCCGGCGAGTCCGGCCCGATCCGCAGTTCATCCGGCGCACGGCTGCTGCCCGACTGGATCGTCCCCGACATCCCGGAGCGCATCGACACGCTGCTGGTGGCCGGCGCGCCGGACGCCGCCCGGATCGCGCTGCGCACCGACGTGCTCGCGTGGCTGCGATCGGCGGCCGTGCAAAGCCGGCGCTATGGGTCGATCTGCACCGGCGCGTTCATCCTCGCAGCCACCGGCCTGCTGAAAGGGCGCCACCTGACCACGCACTGGGCCGCCGCCGACGCGCTGGCCGAAGCCTACCCGTCGCTCGCCGTCGATGCGGACGCGCTGTACGTGCGCGACGGCAAGCTGCGCACCGGCGCCGGCGTCACGGCCGGGCTCGATCTCGCACTCGCGCTCGTGGAGGAAGATCTCGGCCGCGAGATCGCGCGGCGCGTCGCCGCGCAACTGGTCATGTTCTTCAAGCGCCCGGGCGGGCAACTCCAGTTCAGCCGCAAGGGCGAGGCGCGCCCCGCCGGGCGTTCGGTACTGCAGGAGGTCCAGCGCTGGATCGCGGCGAATCCGGAGCTCGAGCATTCGGTGGCGGAGATGGCGAAACATGCAGGCATGAGCCCGCGCCACTTCGCGCGGCTGTTCCGCGCGGAGGTCGGTATGACGCCGGCTGCGTGGGTCGAGGCAACCCGCATCTCGGCGGCCCGTCATTTGCTCGAGAACGGCCACGACACGCCGAAGCAGGTCGCCGCGAAATGCGGCTTCGCGAATGCCGATACGCTCAGGCGATCGTTCACCCGGCACGTCGGGATCACGCCCGCCGAATACCGAAAGCGGCAGGCGGTCCTCGCCGAGTGA
- a CDS encoding HD domain-containing protein: protein MTVNVAGITLPDSQLTREITELVRDTESELLFHHSSRVFYFAALAGRRRGLAYDPELLYCGCMFHDMGLTHRHSSACERFEVDGANAARDFLKGKGISQQDIDVVWTSIALHTTPGIPQHMHPVVALVTAGVEMDVLGLTYPEYGDAEREAVVSAHPRTPHFKEDIIQAFYDGIRHKPDTTFGNVKADVLADKDPQFRAGNFCSVIRSSAWAG, encoded by the coding sequence ATGACTGTGAACGTTGCCGGCATCACCCTTCCCGATAGTCAGCTGACGCGCGAGATCACCGAGCTGGTGCGCGATACCGAGTCCGAGCTGCTGTTCCACCATTCGAGCCGCGTTTTCTATTTCGCGGCGCTCGCGGGCCGGCGCCGCGGGCTCGCATACGATCCCGAGCTGCTCTACTGCGGCTGCATGTTCCATGACATGGGGCTCACGCACCGCCACAGCAGCGCATGCGAACGCTTCGAAGTGGACGGCGCCAACGCCGCCCGCGATTTCCTGAAGGGCAAGGGAATTTCGCAGCAGGACATCGACGTCGTGTGGACTTCGATCGCGCTGCACACCACGCCCGGCATCCCGCAACACATGCACCCGGTCGTCGCGCTCGTCACGGCGGGCGTCGAGATGGACGTGCTGGGCCTGACCTATCCGGAATACGGCGACGCCGAGCGCGAAGCGGTCGTGAGCGCGCATCCGCGCACGCCGCATTTCAAGGAGGACATCATCCAGGCGTTCTACGACGGAATCCGCCACAAGCCCGACACGACGTTCGGCAACGTGAAGGCGGACGTGCTCGCTGACAAGGACCCGCAATTCCGCGCCGGCAACTTCTGCAGCGTGATCCGCTCGTCCGCGTGGGCGGGCTGA